In Miscanthus floridulus cultivar M001 chromosome 8, ASM1932011v1, whole genome shotgun sequence, the sequence GATTTATAGGAGTCAGAAAGTTGACCGATGGACCTTCTTTGGCACATAGTAAAAACCCAATTACCCCACTGCAAAATTCAAGTAAACTTTCTGTAAGAAGTTCGTTCGAAACAGAAACACTTAAACACAACAAAGACTTCTTTATCTAGAACTGCAAAGACTAGAACAAGCATTTGTAACAACTCACAACTACTAAGGACACCATATCCCAACTAACCTTCCACACTTGGGAAACCAAGGAATATGGAAGGATTATAATCCTATGGAAAGTTTCTTATGTGTTATGTCAGAACAAAGGAAGAAGTCCCAGAAACTCTTACAAAATGATTCAATACAAATAAACTTGAAGAAAATTTAACATGAAGTTAGAATAGGAATGCAAGTGGGTATCCAATATGTAATTCTGAGTCATAACCTTAGTTAATTTTAATTCCATTTTTCTTGCTTTGAATCCGGATTAATTAATTTGGATGATACAAtgatcctccctccctctctcgtaAGTCAAACTTCACTTTCACCAAATTTACACAAAAAAATGGAGCAAGGAAAGACAACTCATCGTAACAAATGCTATTTTAAGTAaatgattttttttctcaaactacGCAGGAGAGCTACGCGTCATTTCATTAAGGTAGAAAAAAACAGTACACGAGTCCAGAAGGACCCAAACCCGAGTACAGGAACAAACACACAAGGAAACATGACCAGCGACCACAAGGCCTAAGAACCAAGGGCCAGCAACCTGGGCATGAGCTTAAATAAATGATTTTGAcacaggcctggtgcagtggtgagagctgtctcactgagtcaccaggtcgcgggttcgaagcaaCCTCTccacagattttgcggggggaaggcttgcctcggtttttcccttccccaaaccccactcatgtgggagcctccggcactaggTCTGCCCTTTTTTAATGGACACCCATGTTGTTCCATGTCGTTTAAGAATAAGAATTTTAGATTAAAAAAAcatctccctccctctcactctgattttgtcctaagtcaaacttatatttgacaaaatttatagaaaaaaatggAGCAAGGAAAGAAAACTCATGCCAAAAATGCTATTTTAAGTAAATGTTTTTAGCAATGGGCACCCATATTTTTTTCCATGTCATTTAAGACGAATTTTAGATAAACAGCTATCCATATGCATAGTGCATAGCTGATGCATGGATAACAAACCAAAACTAAATCTTCACACAAATAGATGGTTGTTAGGGTTAGTACATGCAATGAAATAGAAATAACTGATACATATAtttagaagaaaaagaaaataatgaATCGATACTATTCAGAGAGACCACAACTGTGAAAACTAAAAAAGTGAAATTAGAACTGATTTTTAACTTTTAAGTACGCACCATTCCATCAATAATAAAAATGATCTTAGGACCGAAAGGATAAAGATAAGGAGACTAGAGAATAGAGAAGTGAAGAACCTCGGGTATGTTGGGACACTAGTCCATGCATAGCGTACAGAACCCTTGAAAGTTTCACGACAAATTGAAAGCATATCCTGAATCAAATGTGTATGTAACCACATACTCTCAGCTTGATTACAAAGAACGCCGCCAGGCCCCAAAGCTCTAGCAATTGTCTCAAAAAAAGGTTTCTCCACAAGTTCCTGAGCAGGCCCTGCAAATGCCAGTAACTAAGAAAATAAGATTTGAGTCTTTGACTGAAAGTTTATAGGTCAAAGTTCTTTTTGAAAGAAAGTATGAGCAAATTATTCATCATTTACACAGAACAGCTAGGAATGCAATAACCTAGAAATAAAGAAGCATTGAGTTCAGGAGTAATATAATAGGAAGCAGAAAACCAAAATGCACAGAACAGATATACAACACCAAAGACATAGCAAAGATTTTCCATGGCACTGTGCTCAAGAAAGACAATGCATGGCAGCATAAGCTCACCTATTGGATCTGATGAATCAACAATGATAGCATCATATGTCCCTTCAGGAGCATTTCTCAAGAATTCGACAGCTAAAAGCAGAAGAAAGACAATTCTTGTAAGTTACAGTTCAAGAACTGAGTATTTACCAATATCTAAAACAAATAGGAAACTTCAGCAGATATAAAAAAAAATAATGTAGTTATATCATGGACTCATGGAATTATCGGCATACCATCGCCCACATGAAGTTGAACACGAGGATCTTCAAATCCAACAGACAAGTGTGGGAAGAAATCTTTGCAAACCTACAGAGTTCAGATCTATATCAGCAAAGTATAATTAAGCAATTAAACTTGAAAAGGTTAAGGCATCAAAGGACAACTTTACATCAATAACTAGCTGATCAATCTCACATATGTCAATAGACTCCACTGAACTATGTCTGGATATCTCTCGAAGTACAcctccatcaccaccaccaatAACTAAAACCTGCAAAGTAGTTCCTAAGGACATAAGTCACTACAGTTTCCATTCAAATTCAAGTAAAAAGAAATATTCCATGTACTGAGATATAGCTGCAGAATATCTTCCAAATGAATCTCTGCTAAGCAACACAGCATTGTCTATAATTTCACAATATTGAGGAAAAACAAAGATCAGGAGACATACTTTTTTAGGGGATGGAATTGAACAAAGTGGTAGGTGAGTAATCATTTCCTGGTATGCACATTCATCCTTGTCAGTCAACTGAACAATACCATCAAGCACAAGGACTTTCCCATAGGTCGATGCCTGCATAGAAAAATTACCAGGTTTAAACAATAGAAGCTAACTGCAGTTTCTTATTTCTGGTATAAACAGCTGATGTGAACCTCAAAAACTAAGACTTCTTGGTATGGCGATTTCCCCTGGTACAAGATCTTCTCCACTTTCAAAGAATGGGCCTCTCCTATATATGAGAATAAAATGACAAGAGATATGAGAAAGTACAATTGTTTCACTCTGGGGCAAATGTCAGAAAATTACTGCAATGAAGAACAATTGGAAATTCCCTTCAATGCCAATATATTATAGGATGCCAAACAAAGGAGTTACGGACAAAGACCACACTGGGGAGTATAGCCAAAAGCCCAAAACACTGATGATCCAACATTGGCACATAAAATTTAACACATTACAGGGGTCAGGAAATGAAACAAAAAGAGCATAGGCTTTCCTGTGGAAACGACAAAACTATGCACACTACCATTgacaaatatatattaaaaaacaaAAGTAGCACTCATCTGCATATGCACTCGGTCATTCTGCCATGAGGAAAAATTGCGCAGGCATAAGACATGCAGCACTAGCACAGTCAACAGACTATAGGGTGTGTCTTACAATTTACAAACAACAAATAAATAAGAACAAAAACAAATCCTAACTCTGATTAACATGCAGTCATGCACTATGCTAGATCAACTTCCTGTAAAATTTCGTGACGATTTTTAGATTGTACTATAAGGGTGTGCTTGTCAAAATACAGATAGATACCAACTTAGGGTTCCTTTAGGTCAATCATTTCCCATGGGGATTGGAGGGGATTGAGCCCTTAGAGATGTCAAAAACCATTCTTTGTACAAAAGCTGGACAAGTTGCACATCAACTTTCAGCAAATGCTTGAATTTTCTTTCAACAAAAAGCCAGTCAAAACTCTAAACCACTTCTCACATAAATAAATTCCAGTTAAATCACTGAATGAAAATTCATTTGCAATTTTAATAATTGAGCACTGCATCCATTGAAGCCTGAAGTTGTCAAGCCAGTAACTACATATCTATCAGAAAAATGATATTCCGAAGACAAACAAACAATTAAACTTTTGAATTTTGGAGTAAAGTCCCTCCAGTAGACTATTGTTAGACATAAGCTAAACAATATTGGCAGTGGCTGGACAAGTACCTGGCCACATCGGGTTATTGTAATATTGAACTTTGCTGGCTTTACCTGCAGAGGCAGCAATCAAGGTCAAACAGTAATAAGTTGTACTGTTGTAGCATCTATGTTATCAAGCAAGACAATCAAGGCATACCACAGCGTGATCGTGGTTCAGTGAACCATCCTGAAACCACGGTGGCATGGCACTTGGCCTCAGACTCTGGCGCGGAGGCTCTCGCCTTGACACAGCAAGGGGGCAGCGGCTTGGCAGAGCCATCGCCCCCACTCCCCTTTGCCTGCACCGCCCCATTCAAACCATTTCCTGCGCCTCCAGCGTCCATGGACCCTGTTCCTCTTTGGAGTTCCCAGCCTCTGGATCAAAGCAACAAACAGCACCAAGGCTAAGCGGCAAGCGATTGCAAGCACAAATCAACGAGCATCGGTGCCAGCACGGGAATGGAACGCCGAACAGGTTGCAGGGTACAGGAAAACGTGGGCCTCGAAGATGGAAACAGACGGTGTGGGCAACTACCAGCCACACCACGCCAACTTTATCTTTGCTGGTGCTGGCTACGAAGACGTGGCTAGGTTAGAGCATCATAAGTCATGATTAACCCAATCAACTTCAACTAGTCCTGATATAGCATCCCAACTTCTCAGCAATTAAAATAACGGTGGTTTGGAAGGAGATCCCTATCTTTTTGCCTTCTATATATGGAATATAATAGCCAGGAGCACCCAGGCATACGCATTTGAAAAACACCACCTGGAATGAATAATGCGGGGAGGAATCGCGGCTCTTATTCGATTTGAGGAAGCACGGAACTAATACCGATCATAAGCGACTGTGCGGATGGCCTCTTGAAACTTCTAGAAAATACTCGACTGTGTGCGGATGGACTCTAGAAACTTTTAGAAAATACTCGACTGTCTAGAAACTTCTAGAAAATACTGTGGCGTGTGGTGTAGAGGCGTGCGGGGCGGTGCTCCTTACCAGGTGGCAGGTGCGCGATGGCGAAGCAGGGCGGGGTGGGGAGGAGGGGAGCGGCGGCGCGAGGGCTGAAGAAATAGAGGGGCGCCGGCGCGCGTTgctcggtggtggcggtggattcTCTGCAACTTGCGACTCCTTCCcggctttcctttttttttcctgcTTTCCCTCTTTTGGAATCTGTGCTTTGTGCTGCGGCCTGCGAGGGGAGCGTGCGTAGAGGCCTGGAGAGATCGGGCGTGGATCATAGTCACCGTACTCCCAAGAATAGATCTCATTCTCGATCGTCGAGAAGTCAattgtttttaattttaaccaattatatgtaaaaaaaatattaatatttataatacataattagtatcattcatCACATAATGACTAGTACGTTTAAAAAAAGGTTGTCTGATGCGTGTGAGTACATGGTGAAAAATTAATTACAATCATGGGTTTTCATAGGAACCTAAAAGTCTACTattgcatattattatatctctgGTCAATCGATTTTATAGTTTTGGGTATTGAGTCGATCGATgtttatatttaagatggtacatatccccccccccccccccccccccccccgcctcccCTGCGTGACAGCCATTTAACGTCCATGATGTGCGTCGGGAACGGCTAAagaactttttttttttcttaGAGGCCGTTTGGATCTATAGAATTTGATTGAATTAGAATCATATTGTTTGGTCAGTCTATTTTGGTAGAAATGAAACCATCAACGCCTACGTAACATTCTTGGCCTGGAAAATGGGAAGCCTAATTCCATTCTTTTACTACCATATTACTCGCTCTTGCTGCCCATCCTGTCCTCCGAAGCAGCCACCTGTTTGTAATCGAACGACCATGGCACCATACAATAACGTGGAAGGAGCTCTCGAGTATGCATGCTCAAAGATGCCAGGAAGGTATTTCAATTCTAGGGACTCAAACGGGCCGTTAGTCTTTTTGAATAAGCCAATGTAGTTAAATAGATCATTTCGTTTTGGATATAGTCTAGGTATGTGTCCTGTAATTTCAAAGGGTCAATCAGACATATATTATCTAGATTCGTATGTGTATTTTATTTCAATTCTGTTCATTCTGCATTTTTTGGGACTTGCattcaaaagtaaaaaaaagttCATAATAGCCGTGGATGTCAAGGAACTCCGCTCAAGGCGCTGTCCAAGTACAAAATATGCAATCTGATCTGTCTCCAACAAATGCTCTAAAGTCTTACAAATCAGAACTTCAaagtaggggggggggggggggggggggggggtgatggGATTTGGAACGGTTTCCCTCAAATAGTAATCAAACCTGGTTTTCTCAAATTCCAAGAGCACATCTTCCATTGATCCAAGTCCGAAAGCAATAACAAATCAAGGCACTACTCTCATGAGAAAATTAAGAAATCTCCAAGACGCAACGCAAGAGGGAATATATGCCGACAAAACTTATATAGCCACACGGTGCTCCTTAGTTTGCAAGAGCCTCTTTATCCTAGTCTAGGGAATATATGTCTTTCTGCCCAGAACAGATCATCTCCTGTTTACTTTTGTTATCTACTAACGATGGACTACACGTAAAGATTGATTCCTCACTTTATTTAATTTTAAAGAAGAAAATTCTGTGAAAGATCTCCGATCCATTGATTCCTCCCTTTATTTTAAAGAAGAAACTCTGTGAAACTTCTCCATTCAAACTTGGCAGTTTACTCGGTTCTCGTGGAACTGAAGTGCTGTAGTGTATATATCCTTGAAATTTCTGTCAAATTCGCCCATCCTTCCTTTGGTTGCTGAACCTTTCTCTCAGACAGGTCAAGTCCTAGTTTGGATACGAAACCAAAGGAGTTTGGAATAAAAATAGCATGTTGATTGTGCTTCCAGTTGGCTCCAATCACCTTTCGAAAAGTAGGTAATGAAAGGGCGATCAACGGGAAAGCATATGAAAAAGGATTCATTcgacaaaaaaatgaaaaagagaTTATTCCCCGCAAAAGGAGAGGCTCCCATAGAAAGGCTATTGTATAGAAAAGATAAAAAGAGAGTTCTCTCAAAGCACCGTGGACTTTGTGTACAGATTACTCCCCGCAAAAGGTGAGCTTTGTGTACAGATTTGACCGCATGCTTTATATTTTCTCGATCACGCAAAAGATTTGCATGTTTTTGTATTAAGTGGGGAGAATTTGATTACAGGGGTTGGGGGGCTTTAGAATTTTTTATTAAATAAAATTAATTAGCATTGATCGTGAACCTGCCCCCGCGTCGCTCCCACGTGAGCGGCTCGGGCGGCTCCTCCCCCCAATCCCTAgcagcccctcccctcccctccccgccgcgccgccgccggagctggcCGCCGGCATGGCCGCCCCGCGCGGCAGGGATGGTGGCAGCGGGGCATTTCTCCTTTCTCTTGGCGGCGCGTGCGGCAGCAGGCCGACGGCCCCTCCCCTCGCGTGAGCAGCGTGGAGCTCAGCGGGGAGGGCCGTCGCGGCTATGGCGGCGCCGGCTGGTGCCCGAGCTGGCACAAGGGACGACGGCGGGCTCTCCTTCTCCTCCGCGcgttcccctcctcctctcttgacGACAACGGCGGCGACAGCTGGGGCCGCCGGTCCGGGCCACGTGAGGTCAGATCCGGTGCCCGGAAGGCCGGATCTGGACTCCAGGTGGCCAGTTCGGCTTCGGGGCCGGCGCCGGGTGAAGTGGTGGCCGGTGGCGGTTGCGGCGGCGGCCGGGGCTTGTGATGGCGCTGGGGGCAGCGCTCCCTCTGCCTACCTCTCCCCTCATGGCCCTGGCTGTTGCGGTGGCGGCCGGGCCTCTTCAGGGACTGGCTATGGCCAGGGCGGCAACCTACTGGCTAGCCTGCCCGTGGTGGCCGGTTTGCCGGCCTCGGTGGCGAGCAGGGCGACGGGCCGGCACATGGTGGTGCCTGCGGTTGTGGTCAagatggaggcggcggcggcggcggcatggggcACCCGGTTCGGGGCCTGGTGTCCGGATCCAGCGGTCCCAGGGCAGGGGGGGCGCCCGAGATGGTGGGGCACACGCCCTGTAGCGGCTGGCGGCAAGGTCGGCTACGACATCGTGGGTGCCAGGGCCGACGAAGATGGTTAGTGGCGGCCTCGTCGTGCGGCACTGGGACGCGAGCGGCGGAGTCAGGTCCGGCTATGCGTGGCCCGGACAGAGGGGGTGACGGCCGACGCAGTTGTGCAGCTGCTGCGTGTAGCCGGCGCGTCGATGCCCCTCTAAAGGGGCTTCCGTGGGGGCAGCGGGACAGCAACGATGGCGGTGAAGGCTGACAGGGGGTCCGGCTTCGCGACCCGGCGTTCGTGCTAGAGGGTTCTTGGGCGAAAGCCTTAGTGACGGCGACGTTATTGGGCGTCGCTTCCCTGTTGGGGGCGTCGTGTTTTCCCCTCTAGCATGTCATCCAAGGGTGAAAACCCGGTCCACTTTAGACGTGCGACGGTGGCGCCATCGGCGTCGCTCCCTTCCTGAAAGCGTCGCATCTAGATTATCGCCGTGGCCTCGATGGGAGGCATGGGTTTGCGactggaagtcggagctgctcttcgatggttgagcttggcaacgatgaTCTGTGGCGGTCGTTCCTTTGGACCAGTCGGGAGGTGACCAGTGGGTGGCCTGCCATGGGAAGTCCAAGCTGCTGGCAGCTTTGCTTCCATGCTCGACAACGATGATCCATGGCGGTGTGTCGTGTTTGTGCTCAATCGCCTCGCAGGGTGGTTAGCCCCTCGGGTGCCATTTTGGCTACTCGATTGGCTAACATTCTTGTACATTATTACATTCTTTcgtcttaattgagcggcagagtTCCTgccttttgtttcaaaaaaaattattaaGCAAATGCCCTCCCAAAAATTACACTCGACTACCTATTACTTGTTGAAGAAGACAACCTAGGCTTTTTGCGCCGGCTCCACAAGTCAGCCTCGCGCTTGATGAGCTTGAGCAAGTCGGGCACCTGAGTGCTTGCTCTGCGGAAGCACCTTGCTCCGTGGGCTTTATATTTTTCTCGAACGTGCACTGTAGCACGTATTTTACTAAGACAAAGTAGAGAACATCCAAACAAACAACGGCACCTTGCACCTTGCTCCGTGAGCTTTATATTGATTTATTAGTTATGGATTCAGCGTGGAAAGGTGAAGGCGCTGGGGAAAATCAAATTCTTCTTCTGGCTTTGTCTCATAAACGAATATGGACTGCGGAGCGGCGATGTCGGCATGGATTGCAAGATGAGGACGCCTGCACATTCTGTGACCAGCACGCAGAGACGGTCAGCCACTTGCTACTGGGATGCCCTGTCAGCAGGCAGCTGTGGTTCTTAATCGCAGGGCTTCGTGCACTGTCTGTAAGACTCCTATTTCCACTGTGCTTAATGAAATAATACTGGCAAAATgcctgttcgagaaaaaaaaaatcagcgtGGAAAGCGTATACTAATCCACACATTCCATATATCTAAAGCCCATTTCGTCATGTACAGATAACCAACCAATAAATCGGTAAAACTGATTTACGTTATTCGATCAAACCTGACAGCTTCAGACCATTTGGTGTCTAGCTATTACAGCATCCAATCATAGATGCTGACGATATATTAACAAGATCTATCACTTGATGCTTCTAAAAGGATTACAGGTTGCCAGCTGATGAACATTGTTTGCATTGGTACCAGGGGTACAAAAAAAAGGTCACACTATTCTTCAGCGAAGAAGTTGGGTTCTGCTGGCTTCTGTAACAACAGCCTTGAAGACACTCTTTCCAGCAAACGGCCCTTTCGGGCAGCGTTTCTTCGTAAGATTCGTACCATGTTGGAAGCGAAATGGGCAGCGTAGAGCGCCGCGCCAAGGCTGCAAGAGCTAGAGGCGTCAGTCACGATTGCTGCTTGGAACATCCTCTCCTTCTCGTACAGGCTATCCTCCAGCTTCCTTCTGCAATACCTGTGCCAAGCTGCCTGTATGAAGCAAGCAGCCCACGTACGCCATTGCTGGG encodes:
- the LOC136476151 gene encoding spermine synthase-like is translated as MDAGGAGNGLNGAVQAKGSGGDGSAKPLPPCCVKARASAPESEAKCHATVVSGWFTEPRSRCGKASKVQYYNNPMWPGEAHSLKVEKILYQGKSPYQEVLVFEASTYGKVLVLDGIVQLTDKDECAYQEMITHLPLCSIPSPKKVLVIGGGDGGVLREISRHSSVESIDICEIDQLVIDVCKDFFPHLSVGFEDPRVQLHVGDAVEFLRNAPEGTYDAIIVDSSDPIGPAQELVEKPFFETIARALGPGGVLCNQAESMWLHTHLIQDMLSICRETFKGSVRYAWTSVPTYPSGVIGFLLCAKEGPSVNFLTPINPIEKVEGATKSGREIRFYNSEMHRAAFVLPTFAKRELEAYCASTETEQAEETAVTPLKLTLASKSEILTAS